The Desulfovibrio piger DNA segment CCACGTGTTACTCACCCGTGCGCCACTTTACTCGGGACCGAAGTCCCTTTCGCGTACGACTTGCATGTGTTAAGCACGCCGCCAGCGTTCAATCTGAGCCAGAATCAAACTCTCCAGTTCAAATCTGTAGCAAAGATCTCCGTTGGACGGAAATCAGAATCTCAAAGTTCCTTCCCGTTCGCTATTCACTTGTCAATGAACCACACCGATTCGCTCGGCGCGAAGCAGTTGTTTACGCCGCTTCGTTTTCGCTGTCAACAAGTTTTTTTTCATTTTCGCGAAAGTTTTTTTTCGCGGCCCCGTCGGGGCAACTCGTTGGCGCGAGGGAGACTTATGTCCCATTTTCAAACTCGCGTCAAGAACTTTTTTGCCATCCGGAAAAATTTCTTTTCCCGCCGCCCTTTCGGACGTGGTCAGCTCGTTGGCGCGAACGGCTTTATGCGCCTTTTCGACCCCACCGTCAAGCATTTTCCCGCAAAAAATTTTACGGATTTGCTCCATGCTGACTAATTATTCAATCAACATACCGAAAAGGCACAGAAAATTCTTGATAAATTTCTTTGCCTTTTCCTTTTTGCTCTTCTTCTTTTTCCGCCGACCGAGGTTCTCTCCTCTCCCCTCCGGCCGGAAAGTGCGCCCATTTTCTTCAGAAGCACCGGATTCCTCCAGATCTTAAGGACCGTTCCGCAGCCATGGATCTTTTGCTGTCCTCTTTTCGGCAGCGATACAAAATCAGAACCACCCGCAAAGCGGGTGGTTTGCTCTGGCCCTGTAAGGGCCTGTTACCGGCTGCGCCTAAAGACGCTGGCTTTCACGCTGTTCAAGCCCAGTGCCCTTGCCGCCTTGGCTACCCCTTAAAGGGGTCTTGATATTCGCGTGATGTCAGCTTGTCTCTCATAATGTCGTGACGTTCCTGATCCTGGATATATTTTTTGATCGTTGCCTCATTAAGCCCCACCGTACTGACATAATATCCTTCGGCCCAAAATTTTCTGTTGCCAAACTTATATTTAAGGTTTGCGTGCTTATCGAATATCATCAACGAACTTTTCCCTTTCAGGTAGCCCATGAAATTTGCCACACTGATTTTAGGAGGAATGGACACCAGCATGTGGACATGATCCGGCATCAGATGCCCTTCCAGAATCTCAACCCCTTTATATTTGCAGAGGCATTGCAGAATTTCTTTTATACTTTCACGGAGCTGTGCGAAGATTATTTTTCTTCTATATTTTGGAGTAAAGACGATATGATACTTGCACAACCATTTCGTATGCGCTAGGCTATGAGCCTTGGTTCCCATAACAAAAACACCTTTCCGTTAATGTTGCGATGGGCTTGAACAACTTCATCGTAGCGGAAAGGTGTTTTTGTGTGTATAACGTATTGTCTCCACCCGCATAGCGGGTGGTTTTTTGTTTCGCGCCTGTCAGGCGCTCAACAGGCTAAAGCCCATAAACAAAAAAGGGAGCCCGAAGGCTCCCCTGTCATGCTTTATCTATGGCAATGCCTAGGCGGCATAGCTTTCCTGCAGTACCAGGCGACGGCGGCGGGCTTTCTCCAACTTTTCCTTTTCCCAGAAGAGCGGAGCCAGACGACGCGTCCAGCGGGAGAAGAAGCGGACGCTCATGCCCACCAGCACGGCCGAGATGATGGTGCCCTCGCGCAGGCCCACGATGGTATGCAGGACGGCCAGGCTGAGCAGCACCGCGGCCAGCACCATGGAGGAGTCCACCAGGACCTTGATGTTGCCGAAATTCTTGTGCGTGCGGAAGACGATGGCCACGACCATGCCCTCACCGGGCAGCACGGTGGCGTTGCTGATGATCTCCAGGCTCACGCCCAGGCCCAGGACCATGGAGCCCACCAGGCACATGAGCATCTGCTGCCAGTAGACATCAGTCACCAGATAGGAGGTGGCCCACATCCAGCCGTCGATGAACAGGCCGAACAGGAAGACCGCGGGGATCTGCATCAGATGCCCCACCGTAAAGTAACGACCCAGCAGGGCCTTTTGTACCACGAGAAAACAGATATTGGACAGAAAAGTCACGGTCCCCAGACTCAGGGGGAAGATGGCGCTCAGGGCGTACGGCAGGCTGGTGATGGGCGAGGTGCCCAGACAGGCATTGGTCACCAGCGCTACCCCCAGGGCACAGACCAGCAGTGCCACGGTGAAGCCCGCATAACGTTTGCACAACACAGATTTGTCAACAGTCACTTTCATTCTGAAAACTCCGACCACGTCCATACACAACGCGGTACTCCGGCGATGAAACCAAGGGGGGCGCCGTCTCCGCCCCCGTGCCGCTCCTTCCGGCGCCGGTCGGGAAGGCAGGGCAAGGGGACGTTATCGAAACGACGTCCGCCGCGGGCAACGTCCCGCCGCCTTTCAGGAGAGAACAGAAAAGCGACGGCGCCGTTACCGGCGCGGCACAAATTGGAGCCGGGCTCCGGGAAGAACAGAAAAAAACGTTGCTGTCGCAACTATGCAGATGCGACAAAAAGCAGCGCAGCTGTTCTTCGTGCGCCTCTCAGCGCAGTAAAAGGTTGAGGTGGCGGTAGGCTTTGGCGGTCACCATGCGACCACGGGGGGTACGCTTGAGCAGACCGCACTGGATGAGGTAGGGCTCGTAGATCTCTTCGATGGTACGCACTTCTTCGGAGCAGGCCACGGCCAGCGTCTTGAGCCCCACGGGTCCGCCGTCGTAGTGGGTGATCATGACTTCCAGCAGGCGCCT contains these protein-coding regions:
- the tnpA gene encoding IS200/IS605 family transposase: MGTKAHSLAHTKWLCKYHIVFTPKYRRKIIFAQLRESIKEILQCLCKYKGVEILEGHLMPDHVHMLVSIPPKISVANFMGYLKGKSSLMIFDKHANLKYKFGNRKFWAEGYYVSTVGLNEATIKKYIQDQERHDIMRDKLTSREYQDPFKG
- a CDS encoding YczE/YyaS/YitT family protein, giving the protein MKVTVDKSVLCKRYAGFTVALLVCALGVALVTNACLGTSPITSLPYALSAIFPLSLGTVTFLSNICFLVVQKALLGRYFTVGHLMQIPAVFLFGLFIDGWMWATSYLVTDVYWQQMLMCLVGSMVLGLGVSLEIISNATVLPGEGMVVAIVFRTHKNFGNIKVLVDSSMVLAAVLLSLAVLHTIVGLREGTIISAVLVGMSVRFFSRWTRRLAPLFWEKEKLEKARRRRLVLQESYAA